The proteins below come from a single Salinivibrio kushneri genomic window:
- the gspS2 gene encoding type II secretion system pilot lipoprotein GspS-beta: protein MRLVKVLMVTGLGLILSACSSTQHDKAAEAAIQRADMIAQLLPMDIEGYSLVRARAQDAIIELTLLEKNAKKAPGQLFSGLKRRYCEDNDIRSMLDSGISYTILVRDTRGRQILKNAIDAPGCAS from the coding sequence ATGCGATTAGTAAAAGTATTGATGGTGACAGGCCTTGGGCTAATACTGAGTGCATGTAGCAGCACCCAGCATGATAAAGCCGCAGAAGCCGCAATCCAACGTGCCGACATGATTGCACAGTTACTGCCGATGGATATTGAAGGCTACTCACTGGTTCGCGCTCGTGCGCAAGATGCCATCATCGAGCTGACACTTCTGGAGAAGAATGCCAAAAAAGCACCGGGGCAGCTCTTTTCCGGCTTAAAACGTCGATATTGCGAGGATAACGATATCCGCAGTATGTTAGACAGTGGTATAAGCTATACCATTTTGGTTCGCGACACCCGCGGCCGACAAATCCTCAAAAACGCTATCGATGCCCCCGGGTGTGCTAGCTAA
- a CDS encoding YciI family protein, which produces MWYLIYSQDVENSLPLRKQARDAHLERLHQLEKENRLMIAGPNPAVDSDEPGEAGFTGSTVIAWFESLSAAQAWADNDPYVAAGVYADVTVKPFKKVLPQDPVQCD; this is translated from the coding sequence ATGTGGTATCTCATCTATTCGCAAGACGTAGAGAACAGCCTACCGCTACGCAAGCAAGCGCGCGACGCACACCTTGAGCGCTTACACCAACTGGAAAAAGAAAACCGCTTGATGATTGCAGGACCAAACCCTGCCGTTGATAGCGACGAGCCGGGCGAAGCTGGGTTTACAGGATCAACCGTTATTGCATGGTTTGAGTCATTATCAGCCGCCCAAGCCTGGGCCGACAATGACCCTTATGTTGCCGCTGGCGTCTATGCAGACGTGACCGTTAAACCTTTCAAAAAAGTGCTTCCTCAGGATCCTGTCCAATGCGATTAG
- the rbsK gene encoding ribokinase: MSRLVVLGSVNADHVLRVPHFPRPGETLHGHDYAVIAGGKGANQAVAAVRCGADVAFIASVGDDAYGQIIRQSYAQEGMDISAVKVQANTPTGIAMIQVTEQGENSIALSAEANAALTAEAITADLDKIAEADYLLMQLETPMCGIEKAAFHAKAAKTHVVLNPAPAAPLSDVLLASVDIITPNETEAQSLTGIEVTDTASAQAASDVLHEKGVGTVLITLGKQGVWLSEKGEQAGQLIPGFRVDAVDTTAAGDTFNGALVTGLIEGQTLYQAIRFAHAAAALSVTQRGAQTSIPSRSDVEAFLAHQDA, encoded by the coding sequence ATGAGCCGATTGGTTGTTCTTGGCAGCGTCAATGCTGACCATGTTTTACGTGTCCCTCACTTTCCGCGTCCGGGCGAGACATTACACGGCCACGATTATGCCGTAATTGCCGGCGGCAAAGGGGCCAATCAAGCGGTCGCGGCGGTGCGTTGCGGTGCCGATGTCGCGTTTATCGCCAGCGTGGGTGATGACGCATATGGACAAATTATTCGTCAATCTTACGCGCAAGAAGGGATGGATATCAGTGCGGTGAAGGTGCAGGCGAATACACCGACTGGGATTGCGATGATCCAAGTCACTGAGCAGGGCGAGAACAGTATTGCGCTCTCGGCAGAAGCCAATGCGGCTTTGACAGCAGAGGCCATCACCGCCGATCTCGACAAAATAGCCGAGGCTGACTACTTGCTGATGCAGTTAGAAACGCCGATGTGTGGTATCGAAAAGGCGGCGTTTCATGCCAAAGCGGCAAAAACTCACGTGGTGCTTAATCCCGCCCCAGCCGCACCGCTGAGCGACGTGCTTCTTGCCTCAGTCGATATTATTACCCCGAATGAAACAGAAGCCCAAAGCCTGACCGGTATCGAGGTAACTGATACTGCCAGTGCGCAAGCGGCTTCGGACGTGCTCCATGAAAAAGGGGTAGGGACTGTATTGATTACCCTCGGCAAACAAGGCGTGTGGCTGAGTGAAAAAGGCGAACAAGCGGGCCAGCTTATTCCTGGGTTCCGTGTCGATGCCGTCGATACCACTGCCGCTGGCGATACCTTTAATGGGGCATTGGTGACAGGACTGATAGAGGGACAGACACTTTATCAGGCGATTCGCTTTGCGCATGCCGCGGCGGCATTATCCGTGACCCAGCGTGGCGCGCAAACCTCGATTCCTTCTCGTTCAGATGTTGAGGCATTTTTGGCCCACCAAGATGCTTAA
- the rbsC gene encoding ribose ABC transporter permease has product MSENAMNKSQPSEDGRKPLFSKAWLIEQKSLIALLVLIVVMSFLNSNFFMVDNLLNILRQTSVNAIIAVGMTLVILTAGIDLSVGSVLALCGAFAASLIAVEVPVLVAVPTALFAGAAIGAMTGVVVAKGKVQAFIATLVAMTLYRGVTMVYTDGRPISTGFTDTADAFAWFGTGYLLGIPVPVWLMAIVFIGAWYLLNHTRFGRYIYALGGNESAARLSGINVDRIKVGVYSLCGMLAALAGIIVTSRLSSGQPTAGTGYELDAIAAVVLGGTSLMGGKGKIMGTLIGALIIGFLNNALNLLDVSSYYQMIAKAVVILLAVLVDTKNK; this is encoded by the coding sequence ATGAGCGAGAATGCAATGAATAAGTCCCAGCCGTCAGAAGATGGACGCAAGCCCCTGTTCAGCAAAGCGTGGTTGATTGAGCAAAAATCGCTCATTGCCTTGTTGGTGCTGATCGTGGTGATGTCATTTTTAAACAGCAACTTTTTCATGGTCGACAACCTGCTTAACATCCTACGTCAAACCTCGGTGAACGCCATTATTGCCGTGGGGATGACATTGGTGATTTTAACCGCGGGTATCGACCTGAGTGTTGGCTCGGTGTTGGCGCTGTGCGGCGCGTTTGCCGCGAGTTTGATTGCGGTTGAGGTGCCCGTGTTAGTGGCGGTACCTACCGCCTTGTTTGCAGGCGCGGCGATTGGCGCCATGACTGGCGTCGTGGTGGCCAAAGGCAAGGTGCAGGCATTTATCGCCACCTTGGTAGCCATGACCCTCTATCGCGGTGTCACCATGGTGTATACCGATGGTCGCCCCATCTCAACGGGCTTTACTGATACCGCCGATGCGTTTGCCTGGTTTGGTACCGGCTACCTGTTGGGCATTCCCGTCCCCGTGTGGCTGATGGCAATTGTGTTTATCGGTGCTTGGTATCTGCTTAATCACACCCGTTTTGGCCGTTATATTTACGCACTCGGTGGTAATGAATCGGCGGCGCGGTTGTCGGGCATTAATGTCGATCGAATCAAGGTGGGCGTGTATAGCCTATGTGGCATGCTCGCGGCGCTGGCAGGGATCATCGTTACCTCGCGCCTGTCCTCTGGACAACCGACTGCCGGTACTGGCTATGAGCTTGATGCGATTGCGGCTGTGGTGCTGGGCGGCACCAGCCTGATGGGCGGTAAAGGCAAGATCATGGGCACATTGATTGGGGCGCTGATTATCGGCTTTTTGAACAACGCCCTTAACCTGCTGGACGTATCGTCTTACTACCAAATGATTGCCAAAGCGGTGGTGATTCTGCTCGCCGTGCTGGTTGATACCAAAAACAAATAG
- the rbsA gene encoding ribose ABC transporter ATP-binding protein RbsA: protein MTQPILQLRQVVKTFPGVRALDEASLNVYPGEVMALLGENGAGKSTLMKVLTGIYHADSGDVNYQGEPVSFKGPRDSQQAGISIIHQELNLIPELTIAENIFLGREFTNRFGKIDWTKMAEEADKLLARLNVKARGTTPLGSLSLGEQQMVEIAKALSFESQVIIMDEPTDALTDTETASLFAVINELRAQGCGIVYISHRLKEIFEICDRITVLRDGKFIGECPVSDTDEDGLIEMMVGRKLAEQYPRSDVTPDGISLEVENVSGHGVEAVSFQLHRSEILGVSGLMGAGRTELMKIIYGAMPRDAGVIRLDGKVINPVSPQDALANGIAYISEDRKGEGLVLGLSVKDNMSLSALDKLTHWGKIQPRDEVMAVDDFIRLFNIKTPTREQIIGNLSGGNQQKVAIAKGLMTKPKVLILDEPTRGVDVGAKKEIYQLINQFKAEGMSIILVSSEMPEVLGMSDRILVMHEGRVCGEFDAKDANQETLLACAVGKDANEDAA from the coding sequence ATGACGCAACCTATCTTACAACTCCGCCAAGTCGTAAAAACCTTCCCCGGGGTGCGTGCCCTCGATGAGGCGAGCTTAAATGTCTATCCCGGAGAGGTAATGGCGCTACTCGGCGAGAATGGCGCGGGCAAGTCTACCTTGATGAAGGTCCTCACCGGGATTTATCACGCCGACAGTGGCGATGTGAACTATCAAGGTGAGCCGGTTTCGTTTAAAGGACCGCGTGATTCGCAGCAAGCGGGGATCAGTATTATTCACCAAGAGCTCAATTTGATCCCAGAGCTGACCATTGCAGAGAACATCTTCTTAGGCCGCGAGTTTACTAACCGGTTTGGCAAGATTGACTGGACCAAGATGGCTGAAGAAGCCGATAAGCTGTTGGCGCGTTTAAATGTGAAAGCACGTGGCACCACGCCACTTGGCAGCTTGAGTTTAGGTGAGCAGCAGATGGTGGAAATAGCCAAAGCGCTGTCGTTTGAGTCGCAGGTGATCATTATGGATGAGCCGACCGATGCTTTGACCGACACCGAAACCGCCTCGCTGTTTGCGGTGATCAACGAGCTGCGAGCACAAGGCTGCGGCATTGTTTATATCTCTCACCGACTAAAAGAAATTTTTGAGATTTGCGATCGGATCACCGTATTACGTGACGGCAAGTTTATTGGTGAGTGTCCCGTTAGTGATACCGATGAAGACGGCCTGATTGAAATGATGGTGGGCCGCAAACTCGCCGAACAATATCCACGAAGTGACGTCACCCCTGATGGAATAAGCCTTGAGGTGGAAAATGTCAGCGGCCACGGGGTGGAAGCGGTGAGTTTTCAGCTGCACCGTAGTGAAATTCTGGGTGTATCGGGCCTGATGGGCGCCGGGCGCACGGAGTTAATGAAAATTATCTATGGTGCCATGCCGCGTGATGCCGGCGTGATTCGGCTTGATGGCAAGGTGATTAACCCCGTGAGTCCGCAAGATGCGCTGGCCAACGGCATTGCTTACATCTCTGAAGACCGCAAAGGCGAGGGCTTGGTGCTGGGGTTATCGGTGAAAGACAACATGTCGCTCAGTGCACTCGATAAGCTCACCCACTGGGGCAAAATACAGCCGCGCGATGAAGTGATGGCAGTGGATGATTTTATCCGTCTTTTCAACATCAAAACCCCCACCCGCGAGCAAATCATTGGCAACTTATCGGGCGGGAATCAGCAGAAAGTGGCGATCGCTAAAGGGCTGATGACTAAACCGAAAGTGCTGATCTTGGATGAGCCGACTCGGGGGGTCGATGTCGGTGCCAAAAAAGAGATTTATCAGCTAATTAACCAATTTAAAGCCGAGGGCATGAGCATCATCTTGGTGTCGTCAGAAATGCCCGAAGTACTCGGCATGAGCGACCGCATCTTAGTGATGCACGAAGGCCGCGTATGCGGTGAGTTTGATGCCAAAGACGCTAACCAAGAAACCCTGCTTGCCTGTGCGGTAGGCAAAGATGCCAATGAGGATGCAGCATGA
- the miaE gene encoding tRNA isopentenyl-2-thiomethyl-A-37 hydroxylase MiaE, which produces MLRQEINTLLTPIHGFLHCQTPDSWIDAAIQPDNQSILLRDHANCELKASQTAMWLIRKYAVDAASGEQLLAWAKPYEDFVYRGVRDGIFHARKNGLSAPLTPKTGFAHGQALIDKMVRLIKEEFHHFEQVIEIMDARGIPYQPLEAGRYAKGLMLAARTHEPATLVDKLIIGAYIEARSCERFAKVAPHLDDELQKFYISLLRSEARHYQDYLTLAETIAGENIRDRIQAIGEREAELIQAPDSQFRFHSGAPA; this is translated from the coding sequence ATGCTACGCCAAGAAATTAATACCCTACTCACCCCTATTCATGGTTTTCTGCACTGTCAAACCCCCGACAGTTGGATTGACGCGGCCATTCAGCCTGACAATCAATCGATTCTTTTGCGCGATCACGCAAACTGCGAATTAAAAGCCAGCCAAACCGCGATGTGGTTGATCCGTAAATATGCGGTTGACGCAGCGAGTGGCGAGCAACTGCTAGCATGGGCCAAACCCTATGAAGACTTTGTCTATCGCGGCGTTCGCGATGGGATCTTCCACGCGCGCAAAAACGGTCTCAGCGCGCCTTTAACCCCTAAAACGGGGTTTGCCCATGGTCAAGCCCTGATTGATAAAATGGTCCGGTTAATCAAAGAAGAGTTTCATCACTTTGAGCAAGTGATTGAAATCATGGACGCACGCGGCATTCCTTATCAACCGTTAGAAGCAGGTCGCTACGCCAAAGGATTAATGCTCGCGGCACGCACTCACGAGCCGGCTACCTTGGTCGATAAACTGATTATTGGCGCCTACATTGAAGCACGCTCCTGCGAGCGCTTTGCCAAAGTCGCCCCACATCTTGATGATGAACTGCAAAAGTTCTACATCTCGCTACTGCGCTCGGAAGCACGCCATTATCAAGATTACCTCACGCTTGCAGAAACCATCGCCGGCGAAAACATTCGCGACCGCATTCAAGCCATCGGCGAGCGCGAAGCCGAGTTGATCCAAGCACCCGACAGCCAATTCCGCTTTCACAGCGGCGCCCCTGCTTAG
- a CDS encoding substrate-binding domain-containing protein: MATMKDIAKRAGVSTSTVSHVINNTRYVSEAIAEKVNQAAKELNYYAPSALARSLKVNRTKTFGMLVTTSTNPFFGEVVKGVERSCYHNGYSLILCNTEGDAERMRASIDTLLQKRVDGLILMCSTLEGERIEGFDRYPDIPVVVMDWGPIDFACDKIQDNSYQGGYLATQHLIDCGHRQIGCISGPLLKQQAQRRFQGFKDALRDAGLTENADWMVEADFECEGGYQGMQAIAASGSLPSAIFAGNDMMAMGAINAANALGIRVPEDLSIMGYDDIHLAKFVSPSLTTIHQPKYRLGQAAVETLLHKLDDPQSDSQTVQLEPTLVVRESVKRV, from the coding sequence ATGGCGACCATGAAAGATATTGCCAAACGGGCGGGCGTGTCGACATCGACGGTCAGTCATGTCATTAACAACACTCGTTATGTGAGTGAGGCCATTGCTGAGAAGGTAAACCAAGCCGCGAAAGAGCTTAACTATTACGCCCCGTCGGCACTGGCACGCAGCCTAAAAGTGAATCGTACTAAAACCTTTGGCATGCTGGTAACCACTTCCACCAACCCGTTTTTTGGCGAGGTAGTAAAAGGCGTCGAGCGCAGCTGTTACCACAATGGCTACAGTTTGATTTTATGCAACACTGAAGGTGACGCTGAGCGTATGCGTGCTTCAATTGATACGCTGTTGCAAAAGCGGGTCGATGGCTTGATTTTGATGTGCTCGACGTTGGAAGGTGAGCGGATTGAAGGCTTTGATCGTTATCCGGATATTCCTGTGGTGGTGATGGATTGGGGGCCGATTGATTTTGCCTGCGATAAAATCCAAGACAATTCCTATCAAGGCGGCTATTTAGCGACCCAGCACTTGATTGACTGTGGTCACCGCCAGATTGGGTGTATCAGTGGTCCTTTGCTTAAACAACAAGCACAGCGTCGTTTTCAAGGCTTTAAAGATGCGCTGCGTGATGCTGGACTTACTGAAAACGCCGACTGGATGGTAGAAGCGGACTTTGAGTGTGAAGGCGGCTATCAAGGTATGCAAGCGATTGCCGCGAGCGGCTCCTTGCCGAGCGCGATTTTTGCAGGCAATGATATGATGGCGATGGGGGCGATCAACGCTGCCAATGCACTCGGCATTCGGGTACCCGAGGATCTTTCTATCATGGGATACGATGACATCCACCTGGCAAAATTTGTATCGCCCTCCCTGACCACTATTCACCAGCCCAAGTACCGTCTCGGTCAAGCAGCTGTCGAAACCCTACTCCACAAACTGGATGACCCTCAAAGTGACAGCCAAACTGTGCAGCTCGAGCCAACGTTAGTGGTGCGCGAGAGTGTGAAGCGGGTATAG
- a CDS encoding transposase, whose product MTKARASQINLAATPYYHCVSRCVRRSYLCGYDAQSQKSYEHRRAWIETRLLALAKAFCIDICAYAIMSNHYHVVLHINANAAQSLTNIEVIERWLAFHQAPALVQRFHQGESLSHSERQACFRIIERWRERLMSVSWFMKLLNQYISMQANREDQCSGHFWEGRFKSQALLDEKALAAAMAYVDLNPVRAGITKQPKHANYTSIKKRVESLKQNKATPAGLFPFAGNPRKSMPDGIPFRLMDYLALVEWTCDQGQNANSLPRPHLLTQLNISRETWLSTCSHLGDGNVVGSLSSIQAALPTLGLKRMTGVMI is encoded by the coding sequence ATGACCAAAGCTCGCGCATCGCAAATAAATTTGGCCGCCACACCCTATTATCATTGCGTCTCACGCTGTGTGCGCCGTTCGTATTTGTGCGGCTATGATGCTCAGTCGCAAAAAAGCTATGAGCATCGTCGCGCATGGATAGAAACGCGTTTACTCGCACTAGCCAAAGCGTTCTGTATCGATATTTGTGCTTATGCCATTATGAGCAATCACTATCACGTTGTTTTACATATCAACGCAAACGCAGCTCAGTCTTTGACCAACATCGAGGTTATTGAACGCTGGCTAGCCTTTCATCAAGCACCTGCGCTTGTCCAACGTTTTCATCAGGGTGAATCGCTCTCTCACTCAGAGCGACAAGCGTGTTTTCGCATCATTGAGCGCTGGCGCGAACGTTTGATGTCTGTCAGCTGGTTTATGAAGCTGCTTAATCAATATATTTCGATGCAAGCAAACCGAGAGGATCAATGCTCAGGGCATTTTTGGGAGGGACGTTTTAAAAGCCAAGCCTTATTAGATGAAAAAGCACTCGCTGCGGCCATGGCCTATGTCGATTTGAACCCAGTGCGAGCAGGTATCACCAAGCAGCCTAAACATGCCAATTACACATCGATTAAAAAGCGCGTTGAATCACTCAAGCAAAATAAAGCGACGCCAGCCGGCTTATTCCCCTTCGCCGGGAACCCGAGAAAGTCGATGCCCGACGGTATCCCTTTTCGCCTTATGGATTATTTAGCTCTGGTAGAATGGACGTGCGATCAGGGTCAGAACGCCAATTCACTCCCGAGACCACATCTACTCACACAACTGAACATCTCGCGTGAAACCTGGTTAAGTACATGCTCTCATTTGGGAGACGGAAACGTCGTGGGTTCACTATCGAGTATCCAAGCGGCCTTGCCAACACTTGGCCTAAAGCGCATGACCGGCGTCATGATCTAA
- the rbsB gene encoding ribose ABC transporter substrate-binding protein RbsB — translation MKKLTTLITTALLSSTLSISAQAEDRMAIVVSTLNNPFFVTMKEGAEQKAQDLGYELLVLDSQNDASKELSNVEDLTIRGVKAILINPTDSDAVSNAIRIANRADIPVITLDRGASRGEVVSHIASDNAQGSKMAAEYIIGKVGERAKVIQLEGIAGTSAARERGEGFMDAIEGTDVELLASQPADFDRTKGLNVMENLLAAHPDVEAVFAQNDEMAFGALRAVQASGKDVTIVGFDGTKDGIAAVERGHLAATIAQQPGMIGDLGVETADKVLKGESVDIYIPVPLKVISQETIAE, via the coding sequence ATGAAAAAACTGACTACCTTGATTACCACTGCGCTTTTGTCGTCCACGCTGAGCATTAGTGCGCAAGCGGAAGATAGAATGGCAATCGTGGTTTCAACCTTAAACAACCCATTTTTTGTCACCATGAAAGAGGGTGCGGAGCAGAAAGCGCAAGATCTTGGTTATGAGCTCTTGGTGCTTGATTCGCAAAACGACGCCAGTAAAGAGTTGTCGAATGTGGAGGATTTAACCATCCGTGGCGTTAAAGCCATTTTGATTAATCCGACTGACTCTGACGCGGTCTCGAACGCCATTCGTATTGCAAATCGCGCGGACATCCCGGTTATCACCCTAGACCGTGGCGCGAGCCGTGGGGAAGTGGTGAGTCATATTGCTTCTGATAACGCTCAAGGCAGTAAAATGGCGGCGGAATACATCATCGGTAAAGTCGGTGAGCGTGCCAAAGTGATCCAACTTGAGGGTATTGCCGGCACGTCAGCCGCACGCGAGCGTGGTGAAGGCTTTATGGACGCCATCGAGGGTACCGACGTTGAGCTACTCGCCAGTCAGCCTGCGGATTTTGACCGCACCAAAGGTCTGAACGTGATGGAAAACCTGCTTGCCGCACACCCAGATGTGGAAGCGGTATTCGCCCAGAACGATGAAATGGCGTTTGGCGCATTGCGCGCGGTGCAGGCATCAGGCAAAGATGTCACCATTGTCGGTTTTGATGGCACCAAAGATGGCATTGCGGCCGTTGAACGTGGTCATCTGGCTGCGACCATTGCCCAGCAACCGGGTATGATTGGCGATCTGGGTGTCGAAACCGCGGATAAAGTGCTGAAAGGCGAGTCGGTAGACATCTACATTCCTGTGCCGCTGAAAGTGATCAGCCAAGAAACGATCGCTGAATAA
- a CDS encoding TIGR01621 family pseudouridine synthase, which translates to MFSIVDQNQHFVVINKHHGVSVQKEADHAALLPAVAAHIGVEKVYLVHRLDKMTSGLLLLATSSHAASVLSGLFASREIEKFYLALSAKKPRKKQGLIVGDMAKGRRGSWKLLTSKDNPARTRFTSITGGEGRRLFLCRPYTGKTHQIRVAMKSIGSPLIGDDYYGGEPADRGYLHAYGLQFTCRFTDVQPETRYRYVLPPSEGELWPALPVEWEQPWHLIS; encoded by the coding sequence ATGTTTTCAATTGTCGACCAAAACCAACACTTTGTGGTGATCAACAAGCACCACGGCGTTAGCGTGCAAAAAGAAGCCGATCACGCGGCACTGCTGCCGGCGGTCGCGGCGCACATTGGGGTTGAGAAAGTCTACCTTGTGCATCGGTTAGACAAGATGACATCGGGCTTGCTGCTGCTGGCAACCTCTTCTCATGCGGCGTCTGTTCTCTCAGGGTTGTTTGCTTCGCGCGAGATAGAAAAGTTCTATTTGGCATTAAGTGCGAAAAAACCGCGTAAGAAGCAGGGACTGATCGTTGGGGATATGGCCAAAGGGCGGCGAGGTAGCTGGAAATTGTTAACCAGCAAAGATAACCCGGCGAGAACGCGTTTTACCTCTATTACTGGTGGTGAGGGGCGGCGACTTTTTCTCTGTCGGCCCTACACAGGCAAAACCCATCAAATTCGCGTGGCGATGAAAAGCATTGGCTCACCGCTCATCGGTGATGATTACTATGGCGGCGAGCCTGCCGATCGTGGCTACTTACACGCTTATGGGCTGCAATTTACATGTCGTTTTACCGACGTTCAGCCTGAAACACGCTATCGCTATGTGCTGCCCCCGAGCGAAGGCGAGTTGTGGCCAGCCTTACCGGTGGAGTGGGAGCAGCCTTGGCACTTAATTAGCTAG